The following proteins come from a genomic window of Candidatus Krumholzibacteriia bacterium:
- a CDS encoding FlgD immunoglobulin-like domain containing protein translates to MFRQFSLCLMVLIASSAAEMPEPETLRPPDLPPFRGDTLFFFAAEGPGAQGMPGVGERGYHFNGQNPAGWFGREGLDQSRDWHVAASSLCAGHGTDMSEALPFDPLDFDNDYALWCGREGPPWWGNPIGYGNNWEQGLKVNWGWAIPGAVSIDFAYAGSIEGDVWDTFRVEVDSLGVWKTVYFNNETAEEELLNIHLELDAADFGGEIRQFRFWFSSDGAWSDEDGLFQSDIGAVWIDNLAVYDGLIPVLQDDFEDGLLDSTIYEHQNDWTGESLVQLREGVEVVNPCWTNETSVWTFYDPETTEPGYPDGVIPYGPPWARLTLESPALEVDQYGNPLHLVYGESPPLMLHYDAYLDFPLSSLLFLGRAFSGRPAGEDYYGPWVIDDTILYFDNPDCHEVVQWCEGIPYDSAFDTEISGVRVQLFVVDMCRYWCEDSDNPPPHTIGALVDNLWLFCDDPWTPVVEEVPPLRLHEPHPNPFNPQTEIRFELSKPGQLDLRVYDEQGRHLRVLESGLFPSGPGRTVWDGRDDRGQPLPSGVYFVRMESQGSKESCKAVLIR, encoded by the coding sequence ATGTTTCGACAGTTCTCCCTTTGCCTGATGGTTTTGATTGCCTCTTCGGCCGCAGAGATGCCGGAGCCGGAGACCTTGCGGCCCCCGGATCTTCCGCCCTTTCGCGGGGACACTTTGTTCTTCTTTGCCGCTGAGGGCCCCGGTGCGCAGGGAATGCCCGGCGTGGGGGAGCGAGGTTATCATTTCAACGGTCAAAACCCTGCGGGCTGGTTTGGTCGGGAAGGCCTGGACCAGAGCCGGGACTGGCATGTTGCGGCAAGCTCTCTCTGTGCCGGGCATGGAACCGACATGAGCGAAGCTCTTCCTTTCGATCCCCTGGACTTCGACAATGACTACGCACTCTGGTGCGGTCGGGAAGGCCCTCCCTGGTGGGGGAATCCGATCGGCTACGGTAACAACTGGGAGCAGGGTCTCAAGGTGAACTGGGGATGGGCGATACCGGGAGCTGTTTCCATCGACTTTGCCTATGCGGGAAGCATCGAGGGAGATGTCTGGGATACCTTTCGCGTGGAAGTGGACAGCCTGGGCGTGTGGAAGACGGTCTACTTCAACAATGAAACGGCCGAAGAGGAACTGCTGAACATCCATCTGGAACTCGATGCCGCCGACTTCGGGGGTGAGATCCGGCAATTCCGTTTCTGGTTTTCCTCCGACGGAGCCTGGAGCGACGAAGACGGGCTTTTTCAAAGCGACATCGGGGCGGTCTGGATTGACAATCTGGCGGTTTACGATGGTCTGATCCCGGTTCTTCAGGATGACTTTGAGGACGGGCTTCTCGACTCCACGATCTATGAACACCAGAATGACTGGACCGGCGAGAGCCTGGTTCAGTTGCGCGAAGGCGTGGAAGTGGTCAATCCCTGCTGGACGAACGAGACGAGCGTCTGGACTTTCTATGACCCGGAGACCACGGAGCCGGGTTACCCGGACGGAGTGATTCCCTATGGACCGCCCTGGGCCCGCTTGACCCTGGAGAGCCCCGCCCTGGAAGTGGATCAGTACGGAAATCCCCTGCACCTGGTCTACGGCGAAAGTCCGCCCCTGATGCTTCACTACGATGCCTATCTGGATTTTCCTCTCAGTTCCCTGCTCTTCCTGGGCCGTGCCTTCTCTGGCCGTCCAGCAGGAGAGGACTACTACGGACCCTGGGTGATTGACGACACGATTCTCTACTTCGACAATCCCGATTGCCACGAGGTGGTGCAGTGGTGCGAGGGCATTCCCTATGACAGTGCCTTCGACACAGAAATCAGCGGCGTTCGGGTGCAACTCTTTGTGGTGGACATGTGCCGCTACTGGTGCGAAGACTCGGACAATCCTCCTCCGCATACGATCGGGGCCCTGGTCGACAACCTCTGGCTCTTTTGCGATGATCCCTGGACCCCTGTTGTCGAGGAAGTGCCGCCCCTTCGTCTTCACGAACCACATCCCAATCCCTTCAATCCTCAAACGGAGATCCGCTTTGAACTCTCAAAGCCCGGGCAGCTGGATCTTCGGGTTTACGACGAGCAGGGCCGCCACCTTCGGGTTCTGGAGTCCGGGCTGTTTCCCTCCGGCCCGGGTCGCACTGTCTGGGATGGCCGCGATGATCGGGGACAGCCCTTGCCAAGCGGCGTCTATTTTGTTCGAATGGAGTCTCAGGGTAGCAAGGAAAGCTGCAAGGCGGTTCTGATTCGATAG
- a CDS encoding phospholipase D-like domain-containing protein, with translation MKRILSAILVAGLFVSLPAYAIDIIDLHQNDASGVPTMLGQTVTVTGVVTVPKMVFSDYSLEIYIQDATAGINIYVSSAIDDYEAALGDSLTVTAPVAHYQGLTELGTASADVTIVNHGPASVIPDPMVITCAEMNASYLADNTEPNESRLIRINGVTIDSGTWPTVPSSSNSFIDIDDGTGIGLLFIDKDCEVNGSPAPTGSFDVIGILKQYDSSSPHTDGYEILPRYIGDVVVDIPGPPILGFPLVRNVTQTSVDILFETLDPGSSEVEYGLDDSYGNTAGDAGASETDHLVPLSGLTPGTLYHFRVKSTDSSGTNYSDDRVLVTASAIPGQIHIAMSNSADHSYADGENVAENQNISQIVSDLIGMATVSVDAAMYSFSTTNVRDALIDAHQRGCQVRIIIDANNSSSYADQCAAYGIPYIRSTFAGNHGADENYGYMHNKFIVIDGFDVDTGNNWVWAGSANLSYSGDGDTNNTFRIQDYGLSQAYTLEFDEMWGNHGPGPNPWYSKMGSNKIDNTPHEFMINGIRIEQYMSPTDQVRYHIQQTIGSADHSVYFCIYAFTDYHITDAMKNRRYDIPELEIRGVFDEGQNCSTGSQYYDMIGDPCADPYAWDTPADVWLDTFLPSSNLLHHKYLVVDANWENSDPMVLAGSHNWSFSAETKNDENTVIFHDVGISNLYLQEFADRYHESGGTGPLGEVDVGVEEHDDVSGRLLSRVNGYPNPFNPFTNITFTTKKMAPIDVRVFDATGRLVRVLAEDQNMEAGYHILGWDGKNDAGKAQPSGVYFARVSGQVPGDGSLETGQVKLVLVQ, from the coding sequence ATGAAGCGCATCTTGTCGGCAATTCTGGTGGCGGGACTCTTTGTCAGTCTTCCTGCATATGCCATCGACATCATTGACCTGCATCAGAATGATGCCTCCGGCGTTCCCACCATGCTTGGCCAGACCGTGACGGTCACCGGCGTTGTGACGGTTCCGAAGATGGTATTCAGCGACTACAGCCTGGAGATCTACATTCAGGATGCAACGGCGGGAATAAACATCTATGTCAGTTCTGCTATCGATGACTACGAGGCCGCCCTGGGCGACAGCCTGACGGTCACGGCTCCCGTAGCCCACTACCAGGGTTTGACGGAACTGGGAACCGCTTCTGCCGATGTCACGATCGTCAATCATGGCCCCGCGTCGGTGATTCCAGATCCCATGGTCATTACCTGTGCGGAGATGAATGCGAGCTACCTTGCCGACAACACGGAGCCGAACGAGAGCCGCCTGATCCGCATCAATGGCGTGACGATCGACAGTGGCACCTGGCCCACGGTTCCCAGTTCGAGCAACAGCTTTATTGACATTGACGATGGAACAGGAATCGGACTCCTGTTTATCGACAAGGACTGCGAAGTGAACGGCAGTCCTGCGCCCACTGGCAGTTTTGATGTCATCGGTATCCTGAAGCAGTACGACAGCAGCTCTCCCCACACCGATGGCTACGAGATCCTGCCCCGCTATATCGGCGATGTGGTCGTGGACATTCCCGGCCCGCCGATTCTCGGTTTTCCGCTGGTTCGCAATGTCACCCAGACTTCCGTGGACATTCTCTTTGAAACCCTCGATCCCGGCTCCAGTGAAGTCGAGTACGGACTCGATGACAGCTACGGCAATACGGCCGGGGATGCCGGAGCTTCAGAGACCGACCATCTGGTTCCCCTGAGCGGCCTGACTCCGGGAACTCTCTATCACTTTCGGGTGAAGAGTACCGATTCCAGTGGAACCAACTACAGCGACGACCGGGTACTCGTGACCGCCAGCGCAATTCCCGGGCAGATTCACATTGCCATGAGCAACTCTGCCGACCACAGCTATGCCGACGGTGAGAATGTGGCGGAGAACCAGAACATCTCCCAGATCGTGTCCGACCTGATTGGCATGGCAACGGTCTCCGTCGATGCGGCGATGTACAGCTTCAGCACCACCAATGTGAGGGACGCGCTCATCGACGCCCACCAGCGGGGCTGTCAGGTTCGCATTATCATCGATGCAAACAACTCCTCGTCCTATGCGGACCAGTGCGCTGCCTATGGCATTCCCTACATCCGAAGCACCTTCGCCGGCAACCACGGCGCTGACGAGAACTATGGCTACATGCACAACAAGTTCATCGTGATCGATGGCTTCGATGTGGATACGGGAAACAACTGGGTCTGGGCGGGAAGCGCCAACCTGAGTTACTCCGGCGATGGCGACACGAACAACACCTTCCGCATCCAGGACTATGGTCTCTCCCAGGCCTACACCCTGGAGTTTGACGAGATGTGGGGGAACCATGGCCCCGGCCCGAACCCCTGGTACTCAAAGATGGGTTCCAACAAGATCGACAACACTCCCCACGAGTTCATGATCAACGGAATCCGCATTGAGCAGTACATGAGCCCGACGGACCAGGTTCGCTATCATATTCAGCAGACCATTGGCTCGGCAGACCATTCGGTCTACTTCTGCATCTACGCCTTCACGGACTATCACATCACCGATGCAATGAAGAACCGTCGCTATGACATTCCGGAACTGGAGATTCGTGGCGTCTTTGACGAGGGTCAGAACTGTTCTACGGGAAGTCAGTACTACGACATGATCGGAGATCCCTGCGCGGATCCCTATGCCTGGGACACTCCGGCTGATGTCTGGCTGGACACATTCCTGCCTTCCTCCAACCTGCTTCACCACAAGTACCTCGTCGTGGATGCGAACTGGGAGAACTCCGATCCCATGGTTCTTGCGGGAAGCCACAACTGGAGCTTCTCGGCTGAAACCAAGAATGATGAAAACACGGTGATCTTCCACGATGTGGGGATCTCGAACCTCTACCTGCAGGAATTCGCGGATCGTTACCACGAGTCCGGCGGCACAGGCCCTCTGGGCGAGGTGGATGTCGGTGTCGAGGAACACGATGATGTTTCCGGGCGCCTGCTCTCGCGGGTTAACGGATATCCCAATCCCTTCAACCCCTTCACCAATATCACCTTCACAACGAAGAAGATGGCTCCCATTGATGTTCGGGTCTTTGATGCGACCGGGCGCCTGGTTCGTGTTCTGGCCGAAGATCAAAACATGGAGGCGGGATATCACATCCTCGGATGGGACGGGAAAAATGATGCGGGCAAGGCACAGCCCAGCGGAGTCTATTTCGCCCGGGTAAGTGGACAGGTTCCCGGCGATGGAAGCCTGGAAACTGGTCAGGTCAAACTGGTCCTTGTCCAGTAA
- a CDS encoding capsule assembly Wzi family protein, whose product MRTWIILLLVSLPLLAQENLVLPVESPLYGDLEQLRALGAWKGSLEARPISRDAFLRALASAEGYYENRAPSLRLQRLRRQARLWKQEEELHKGDFSRFPSSRWETYLGLQAIGGKSDFLLPLQLDRRTHRNRAFFLGFQSRIGKHLAAEWRLSGDYSSRTPQSCEAGWYDHLPPNLRDAFTDLSARNDRAVLSLGLGRASLRIGREHRHWGTGRHGTLFLSENPYPLDGISFRFETRYLSGVSLFAQTLRGDDPPPLDGSDLPPALPGEAFMAAHRFGIHPPGPLSFGIYEAVVWGGRGLDLGYLNPVGFLVAMTQDIFDRSGSDDKKVLGLDARLDLPPFTLYGEFLLDRLVVLDSALGEKPAASTFGLLGGLCWADPLGLPGARLDLEYAHLDPQLYFHPDSDRRRFLLTEGELIGHWIEPNADNLRIHLEIPRTMGDLGFGYERLRRGFVDGLSGKDAGFFGLLKEDKQWITGEVASESLFSLSWSMRNLKLGHLDCGASFILARVVREGPTAKSGWQMELRLRGIWRKLFLSN is encoded by the coding sequence GTGCGTACCTGGATCATCCTGCTTCTTGTTTCCCTGCCTCTTCTGGCTCAGGAGAACCTGGTCCTTCCCGTGGAGAGCCCTCTCTATGGCGACCTCGAACAGTTGCGCGCTCTCGGTGCCTGGAAGGGAAGCCTGGAGGCGCGTCCCATCAGCCGCGATGCCTTTCTCCGCGCCTTGGCTTCGGCGGAAGGCTACTACGAAAACAGGGCTCCCTCCCTGCGCCTCCAGCGACTTCGACGCCAGGCTCGTCTCTGGAAACAGGAAGAGGAACTTCACAAGGGAGACTTCTCCCGCTTTCCCTCTTCCCGCTGGGAAACCTACCTCGGCCTGCAAGCCATCGGCGGGAAGAGTGACTTCCTGCTTCCCTTACAACTCGATCGGCGCACTCATCGCAATCGCGCATTCTTCCTGGGCTTCCAGAGCAGAATCGGAAAACACCTTGCCGCAGAGTGGCGGCTGAGCGGTGACTACAGCTCCCGCACGCCCCAAAGCTGCGAAGCGGGATGGTATGATCACCTTCCCCCCAATCTTCGGGACGCCTTTACGGATCTCAGCGCAAGAAATGACCGGGCGGTTCTGTCCCTTGGTCTTGGGCGTGCGAGCCTGCGCATCGGGCGGGAGCATCGACACTGGGGAACGGGCCGCCATGGAACACTCTTCCTGAGCGAGAACCCCTATCCCCTTGACGGCATCTCCTTCCGTTTTGAGACCCGCTACCTGTCCGGGGTTTCCCTTTTCGCGCAGACGCTTCGAGGCGATGACCCTCCGCCTCTTGATGGCTCCGATCTTCCTCCTGCCCTTCCCGGGGAAGCCTTCATGGCCGCCCACCGTTTCGGCATTCATCCTCCCGGTCCCCTGAGTTTCGGGATCTACGAAGCGGTTGTCTGGGGAGGACGGGGACTGGACCTCGGCTACCTGAACCCCGTCGGCTTTCTTGTGGCCATGACCCAGGACATCTTTGACCGCTCCGGAAGTGATGACAAAAAAGTGCTGGGGCTGGACGCACGACTCGACCTTCCGCCCTTCACTCTCTACGGCGAGTTTCTTCTGGACCGCCTCGTGGTGCTGGACTCTGCGCTGGGAGAAAAACCCGCCGCCTCCACCTTCGGCCTGCTCGGAGGACTCTGTTGGGCTGATCCGCTGGGCTTGCCGGGTGCTCGCCTGGATCTGGAATACGCGCACCTGGATCCGCAGCTCTACTTCCATCCCGATTCGGACCGTCGGCGATTTCTGCTCACCGAAGGCGAGCTTATCGGCCACTGGATCGAACCCAATGCCGACAACCTCCGCATCCACCTGGAAATCCCCCGCACCATGGGCGACCTGGGCTTTGGCTATGAACGACTTCGCCGGGGATTCGTGGATGGTCTTTCGGGGAAGGATGCGGGATTCTTCGGACTTCTGAAGGAAGACAAGCAATGGATCACGGGTGAAGTGGCGAGCGAGTCCCTCTTTTCCCTTTCCTGGTCTATGAGGAATCTGAAACTCGGCCATCTGGATTGCGGCGCTTCTTTCATTCTGGCCCGTGTTGTTCGCGAGGGTCCGACCGCGAAATCAGGCTGGCAGATGGAGCTTCGGCTGCGCGGAATCTGGCGGAAGCTCTTTCTGTCTAACTAA
- a CDS encoding helix-turn-helix domain-containing protein, producing MTSLEAADYLKMHVKTVCRLAKEGKIPAKKVGSEWRFLKGVLDRWLAMEILS from the coding sequence ATGACTTCTCTGGAAGCGGCCGACTATCTGAAGATGCATGTGAAAACCGTCTGCCGCCTTGCCAAAGAGGGCAAGATTCCGGCGAAGAAGGTCGGCAGTGAATGGCGCTTCCTCAAGGGCGTGCTTGATCGCTGGCTGGCCATGGAGATTCTGTCCTAG
- a CDS encoding alpha/beta fold hydrolase — MKIPSTTEGRIENMSQTVWALENLHAEEEVSPEERQNLLRTHYEIQRLKEEKQEIPKRDRSFLYLQKNSKDQVLLVHGGHSTPAQYIRLGKSLFNAGMSVYCSLLPSEESVGVQRGGVPWQFSRDALELRYDMLRLLGDRIHVVGSSFGAVLAMNLALKKPVQSLVLLSPPLKPQLKAGEGTALALGRLFPSLFEKMVARSPHRWMSDRYSALREARRHLSELDCPILAVHAKNNMEVSPQGLDVIRKRSRHADSRVLLLEEGGHQLFKGPSAARVEEETLTFLQSVS, encoded by the coding sequence ATGAAGATTCCAAGTACTACCGAGGGCCGGATTGAGAACATGAGCCAGACTGTCTGGGCCCTGGAGAACCTGCACGCTGAGGAAGAGGTTTCCCCTGAGGAAAGACAGAACCTCCTCCGCACTCACTACGAGATCCAGCGACTGAAGGAGGAGAAGCAGGAAATCCCCAAGCGGGATCGCTCCTTTCTCTACCTGCAGAAGAACAGCAAGGATCAGGTTCTTCTCGTGCACGGCGGTCACAGCACTCCCGCCCAGTACATTCGCCTCGGGAAATCCTTGTTCAATGCGGGCATGAGTGTCTATTGCTCCCTGCTGCCCAGTGAGGAATCCGTGGGAGTCCAGCGTGGGGGAGTTCCCTGGCAGTTTTCCCGGGATGCGCTGGAGCTTCGCTACGATATGCTTCGCCTTCTGGGCGATCGCATCCATGTGGTCGGCTCCAGCTTCGGCGCCGTCCTGGCCATGAACCTTGCCCTGAAAAAGCCGGTGCAGAGCCTGGTCCTGCTTTCCCCTCCCCTCAAGCCGCAGCTCAAGGCCGGCGAAGGCACGGCACTGGCACTGGGTCGCCTCTTCCCTTCCCTTTTTGAAAAGATGGTCGCCCGAAGCCCTCACCGTTGGATGTCCGACCGCTATTCCGCGCTTCGCGAAGCCCGCCGCCACCTGTCCGAACTGGATTGCCCCATCCTGGCCGTCCATGCGAAGAACAACATGGAAGTCAGTCCCCAGGGACTTGATGTGATCCGCAAGCGCTCTCGTCACGCGGATTCCCGGGTTCTCTTGCTTGAGGAAGGCGGCCACCAGCTCTTCAAGGGACCTTCGGCGGCCCGGGTCGAGGAAGAGACCCTCACCTTCCTCCAGTCGGTCTCCTAG
- a CDS encoding malate dehydrogenase produces MVKKIGLVGGGQIGGVLLSEIVSRGLAREVGLVDVKPPDLAKGKCLDVAEGSPVIRSDARFSASKNFSALRGADFVINTAGVPRTVRPDGTFPTREELLATNLKITDAVADGIAKYCPKATIISVANPLDAIVYRLYKKLRPARGKLMGMAGVLDSARYRYFVADEANVSVENVEAMVLGGHGDTMVPVRSTCRIAGLPVEQFISAKKLLEIETRTRKAGGEVVGLLGSGSAFVSPAWSALEMLEAIIFDKRKIMAAAALLRGEYNVKGLFIGVPVILGKNGIEEIVKVKMAPDERAAFRRSVNAVRKTCKEVDKLSK; encoded by the coding sequence ATGGTCAAGAAAATCGGACTCGTGGGGGGCGGACAGATTGGCGGCGTTCTCCTCTCTGAAATCGTATCGCGTGGTCTCGCCCGTGAAGTGGGTCTGGTGGATGTCAAGCCGCCCGATCTTGCGAAGGGCAAGTGTCTGGATGTTGCCGAAGGCTCTCCGGTCATCAGGAGTGATGCGCGTTTTTCCGCGTCAAAAAACTTCAGTGCCCTTCGGGGAGCCGACTTTGTCATCAACACGGCCGGCGTCCCCAGAACCGTTCGACCGGACGGCACCTTCCCGACCCGCGAGGAACTTCTCGCCACAAACCTGAAGATCACCGATGCAGTGGCAGACGGCATTGCGAAGTACTGCCCGAAGGCGACGATCATCTCGGTGGCCAATCCTCTGGATGCCATCGTCTATCGTCTCTACAAGAAGTTGCGACCCGCCCGTGGCAAACTGATGGGCATGGCCGGCGTTCTTGATTCGGCTCGCTATCGTTACTTTGTCGCCGATGAGGCGAATGTCTCGGTGGAAAATGTGGAGGCCATGGTTCTCGGCGGGCACGGCGACACGATGGTTCCTGTTCGCAGCACCTGCCGCATCGCAGGGCTTCCCGTCGAACAGTTTATTTCCGCCAAGAAGCTTCTGGAAATCGAAACCCGCACCCGGAAGGCCGGTGGCGAGGTTGTGGGGCTTCTCGGAAGTGGCTCCGCCTTTGTGAGCCCGGCCTGGTCGGCGCTGGAAATGCTGGAAGCCATCATCTTCGACAAGCGGAAGATCATGGCCGCTGCCGCACTTCTTCGCGGTGAGTACAATGTGAAGGGTCTCTTCATTGGCGTTCCCGTGATTCTCGGGAAAAACGGCATCGAGGAGATCGTCAAGGTCAAGATGGCGCCCGATGAAAGAGCTGCCTTCCGCCGCTCGGTCAACGCAGTCCGGAAGACCTGCAAGGAAGTGGACAAGCTGAGCAAGTAG
- a CDS encoding T9SS type A sorting domain-containing protein has protein sequence MEASTEAGSYNVAYQETAPGIFEANDCSLALQAGGSFHYRLYSREEGSDWILMRSETLQVEATPLVTALNKAYPNPFNPATTLRFTVDSPQRMRLAVFDIAGRHQAQVADKTFDAGTHELLWQARDDAGRRLPSGVYLLRMEAAGKSETQKLVLLQ, from the coding sequence TTGGAAGCAAGCACAGAAGCGGGTAGTTACAATGTCGCCTATCAGGAGACCGCTCCGGGCATCTTTGAGGCGAACGACTGCTCCCTTGCGCTTCAGGCCGGTGGGAGTTTCCACTACCGGCTCTATTCTCGCGAAGAGGGCAGTGACTGGATCCTGATGCGCAGTGAGACTCTGCAAGTGGAGGCGACACCTCTTGTAACCGCATTGAATAAGGCATATCCAAACCCCTTCAACCCGGCAACAACCCTGCGTTTCACGGTGGACAGTCCGCAGCGAATGCGCCTTGCCGTTTTTGATATTGCAGGTCGTCATCAGGCCCAGGTCGCCGACAAGACCTTCGATGCGGGCACCCACGAGCTTCTCTGGCAGGCCCGCGATGACGCCGGCAGGCGGCTGCCCAGTGGAGTTTACCTGCTACGCATGGAGGCAGCCGGAAAGAGCGAGACACAGAAGCTGGTGCTCTTGCAGTGA
- a CDS encoding menaquinone biosynthesis decarboxylase translates to MFKYQNLRDYMDFLESRGELIRIRESVSRDLEITEICDRTVKAGGPALLFENVEGFETPLLINLFGTEDRMAWALGSGTLEEVAERVGEAAKMAPPGDWRERFRALGKLASIARVLPKTVKKAPCQDAILLGEDADLDLLPAQLCWPDDGGRYITQTQVFTKDPDTGIRNVGMYRVQIFDSHSCGMHWQMHKVGAQHHREAESRGERVEVAVVLGGHPAMIYAASAPLPEGVDEVMLAGFLADRPIEMVKAKTVDLEVPAEAEYVIEGYVEPGERRLEGPFGDHTGYYSLADDYPVLHVTAITHRKDPVYPSIVVGPPIQEDGPMGLATERIFLPLVKLQFPEIVDMHLPVEGVFHNVAIVSIRKRYPGHARKIMSSLWGTGQLMFTKVVIVVDEDVNVQNPAEVFWRVTANIDPKRDTVFAEGIMDVLDHATDKMGFGGKMGIDATRKWPEEGFEREWPDVLEMSPEVKARVDEIWDRLGISLEKK, encoded by the coding sequence ATGTTCAAATACCAAAACCTGCGCGACTACATGGACTTTCTGGAGTCCCGGGGCGAACTCATTCGCATTCGCGAAAGTGTGAGCCGGGATCTCGAGATCACGGAAATCTGCGACCGGACGGTGAAGGCCGGCGGCCCGGCTCTTCTCTTTGAGAATGTCGAGGGTTTCGAAACTCCCCTCCTGATCAATCTCTTCGGAACCGAGGATCGCATGGCCTGGGCTCTGGGTTCAGGAACCCTGGAGGAGGTCGCCGAGCGAGTCGGGGAAGCCGCCAAAATGGCTCCTCCGGGCGACTGGCGGGAGCGATTTCGTGCGCTCGGCAAGCTGGCCTCCATTGCCCGGGTTCTCCCGAAAACGGTAAAGAAGGCTCCCTGTCAGGATGCCATTCTTCTCGGAGAGGATGCGGATCTGGACTTGCTTCCCGCGCAGCTCTGCTGGCCGGACGACGGGGGACGCTACATCACGCAGACCCAGGTTTTCACCAAAGACCCCGATACCGGAATCCGCAATGTCGGCATGTACCGCGTTCAGATTTTCGATTCCCATAGCTGCGGCATGCACTGGCAGATGCACAAGGTTGGCGCCCAGCATCATCGGGAAGCGGAATCGCGAGGAGAACGAGTGGAGGTGGCCGTCGTGCTCGGCGGACATCCGGCCATGATCTACGCGGCCAGCGCACCCCTGCCCGAAGGGGTGGATGAGGTCATGCTGGCCGGCTTCCTTGCTGATCGTCCGATAGAAATGGTGAAAGCAAAAACGGTGGACCTGGAAGTGCCGGCCGAAGCCGAGTATGTCATCGAAGGCTATGTGGAACCCGGCGAGCGTCGTCTGGAGGGTCCCTTCGGAGATCACACCGGCTACTACTCTCTGGCCGACGACTATCCGGTTCTTCATGTAACAGCCATCACGCACCGGAAGGATCCGGTCTATCCGAGTATCGTCGTGGGCCCCCCGATCCAGGAAGACGGGCCCATGGGACTGGCCACCGAGAGAATCTTCCTTCCTCTCGTCAAATTGCAGTTCCCCGAGATCGTCGACATGCACCTGCCCGTGGAAGGGGTCTTTCACAATGTGGCCATCGTCTCCATCCGCAAGCGTTACCCCGGGCACGCACGCAAGATCATGTCCAGCCTTTGGGGAACCGGGCAGTTGATGTTCACGAAGGTGGTCATCGTGGTGGACGAGGATGTCAATGTGCAGAACCCGGCGGAAGTCTTCTGGCGGGTCACGGCCAACATTGATCCGAAACGCGACACCGTCTTTGCAGAAGGCATCATGGATGTGCTCGATCACGCCACCGACAAGATGGGCTTCGGTGGCAAGATGGGAATCGATGCAACTCGCAAGTGGCCGGAAGAGGGCTTCGAGCGTGAATGGCCCGATGTTCTGGAAATGAGTCCCGAAGTGAAGGCACGCGTTGACGAGATCTGGGATCGCCTGGGCATCTCTCTGGAGAAGAAGTGA
- a CDS encoding ubiquinone/menaquinone biosynthesis methyltransferase, which produces MKTVPTGDSPGKREAVRGMFSEITPGYDRLNRLLSAGQDLRWRRKAVRLFSPEVQKVLDVAAGTGDLSLALIRERPDVRIFATDFVRKMCEKGQSKLSGDKSLMAFAVADALKLPLHDQSFDACMAAFGVRNFENLGAGLQEMCRILRPGGEILVLEFFPSRNAFIEKIFRFYFQHILPRIGALVSGKSEAYRYLPRSVGDFVDRETFAELLRKTGFVEIRNHEFSGGIATAFHARRGG; this is translated from the coding sequence GTGAAGACGGTTCCCACCGGAGACAGCCCGGGGAAACGGGAAGCCGTCCGCGGCATGTTTTCGGAGATCACTCCTGGTTACGACCGGCTGAACCGGCTGCTCAGTGCAGGACAGGATCTGCGTTGGCGGCGAAAGGCCGTGCGACTTTTCTCCCCCGAAGTGCAGAAGGTGCTGGATGTGGCCGCCGGAACGGGCGACCTCTCGCTGGCACTTATTCGGGAGAGACCGGATGTCCGCATCTTCGCCACCGACTTTGTGCGAAAGATGTGCGAGAAGGGGCAGTCAAAACTCTCCGGGGATAAGTCCCTGATGGCCTTTGCCGTGGCCGATGCCCTGAAGCTCCCTCTTCACGATCAAAGCTTCGACGCCTGCATGGCCGCCTTCGGGGTTCGTAATTTCGAAAACCTGGGGGCAGGGCTTCAGGAAATGTGTCGCATCCTGCGGCCGGGAGGAGAAATTCTGGTCCTGGAGTTTTTTCCTTCCCGAAACGCCTTCATCGAAAAGATCTTCCGCTTTTACTTTCAGCACATCCTCCCCCGAATCGGCGCCCTTGTTTCCGGCAAGAGCGAAGCCTACCGCTACCTGCCCCGCAGCGTGGGCGACTTTGTGGATCGCGAGACCTTTGCCGAACTTCTTCGAAAGACCGGCTTCGTGGAAATCCGGAACCACGAGTTCAGCGGAGGCATCGCCACTGCTTTCCACGCTCGTCGCGGCGGATAG